Within the Pseudobythopirellula maris genome, the region GCGGGGCTGCCGTACGCAACGCCCACGACCGCCGCGCAGCACGCCTTCCGCGGGGTGCTTGAGGCGGGCGACATCCCGATCCGCTTCCGTCACCGCAAGGGCGACGACATCAACGCCGCCTGCGGCCAGTTGCGGCGCAGCACGCCGCCGGTGACGCAGATCGACACGCCGACGTGACCGCCTGAAACTACGGCAGGAACGAGCAGCGGCGATCCGGTTTCCAATTGCAAATTTTCAATTTCGAATTTGCAATTTTCAATTCTGCAGCTGGCTCACTCCGCCGGGATCTCAACCTCGGCGCCCTCGGGCTGGACCGGCGGCTCCGCGGCGCCCGGCGCTTCGCCGCGCATCCGCTGGCGGAACTCTTGCATCTGGCGCTCCATCTCGTCGAGCCGCTGCTGAATCTCGTTCTCGGGGTCAAAGCCCTCGAGCCCCGGCAAGTCGTCGCCGAATGCGCGCCGCCGTGCGGCGGGGGGCTGGAGGTCGCCCTGGTCGAGCCGGAAGTTCCGTGGCGCCGCCTGCTGATTGAGCATCTGCTCGACGAACGGCCGCAGGTCTTCGGGCAGCGCGGCGAGCGACTCGGGGTCGTCGCCCTCGACCACCCACTCCTCGTCGCCACGGCGCACGGTGATCTGCGCCGGCTCGTTGTTCTGCTGCGTGACGCTCACCGACACGCCGTTGGGCAGCTGGCGGAATTGGAACTGCTGCGCTTGCACGCGTCCGCCATTCGGGCCTTGGCCGAACGGGGCGCCGCGGAAGCCGAAGCCCGGCGGGCCCGCCCCCTCGCCGAACGCGCCGCCGAAGGCGTCGTCGAACGGGCCGTCCTCGCGGTCGAGCAACCCGGGCCAGCGGTCGTCCAACAGGTCGAGCAGCATCTGCTCGTCGACGCCGGGCGGCAGGTCGCCAAACATGCCGGGCTGATTAGGGAACTGCCGGTCGCGGCCCGCCTGCGGGACGCGTCTTCCGGGATTGGCGTTCTGGGGGCGTTCCTTGGGATCAACCCAAACGGTCTCGGGCCGGCCGCCGCGGATCAGCTCGAGCGTGATCCGCCCCTTCGCCTTGCCCTGCTCGTCGACCACCTCGACGAGGTCCTGCATCGAGGTGAGCGGCTTGCCGTTCGCGCGGACCAGCACGTCGTGCCGCTCGACGCCCGCCTCGGCGGCGGGGCCGTCCGGCGTGACCTCACGCACCAGCAACCCACCCTTGGGCAGGTCGAGGTGGGCGAGCAGCTCGGGGGTGATGTCGCCCCCGACCAGGCCGATGTAGTAAGGCGAGGGCGAGAGGGCCGGCTGGGGGGGTCCAAACCGTCCGCCGAAACCGGGACGCACGCTCCGGCGGCGCGGGTCGCGGGCGTCGCTCTGGCTTGGGTCGTCTTGCCCCTTGTCGGGGCCGATCTGCACGATCGTCCCCTCTTCCTCCTTCGCCTGCTGGGCCGTCGCTGCGCCGCCCGCCAGCACGCCGCTAGCAATCACGGCGGCCAACGCCGCCGTGAGCGGCGAGAAACAGCGGAGTCGATCGACCGAAAAATGACGGGGGAGAGGCATCGTCAGAAACCCTCGTTCGTGTTATTGCGGGGAGCCCGGGGGACCCGATTGTAACGGGCGCTGGCGCAATCGCAGCCGGGACTTTGGATCTATTGTTCGGGTACGCCCCGGGCCCGGCGGCGGTTCGCGCGTGGGGACGGCTCGCAAAAAAGGCGGCTCAGCAGGCCGCCGGGGCGTTGCCGAAGGCCCGCTGCGGGGGCCGCGACAGCAGCCACACCCACAACGCCGCCGCCGCCGCGAGGATCAGCAGGCTCACGTTCTGCGAGATGCTCAGACCGGTGCCCATGAAGGCCGTCTCGTCCGTGCGGATCACCTCGAGCAAGTATCGGGAAACCGGGTAGATCGTCAGCAGGATGGCCAGCACCTCGCCGTCGCGGCGCCGCGACGGGTAGTACGCCCACAGCAGCCACGCCAGCAGGGCGGCGTTCACCGCGCTATAGATCTGCGTCGGGTGGACCGGCAGGCTGCGCGTGCGGGGCTCGGCGGCAGGGACGCGCACCTCCTCGCCCGAGGCGAGCCGCAGCCGCAAGCCTTCGCCGCGTTCGTACGCCCGGCCGATCTCGGCGGCGGCCGAGTAGAGGTCGCCGACCGCGGCGCCGCCGATCGCCGTGACCGTCGCCCCCGGCTCGAGCCCGGTCGACGCGTCGGCCGACACGACGCGCAAACGCACGACGCCATCCTCTTCGAACTCGGCCATTTTGAAGCCGTAGAACTCGCCGCGGATGAGCTGGTCGACGTAGGGCGGGCTCCCCTCGGGGAAGGTGACGGCCCACGGCCGGTCGCACTCTCCGCCGTAGCAGCAGCCGTTCATCAGGCAGCCGAGGCGGCCGATCGCGAGCCCCGCCACGAGGCTCGGCGCCACCACGTCGGCCAACGCCAGCATCGGTATCTTGTGGCGCCAGGTAAACCACACGAACGCGAGCGACGCGCCGATCAGCGAGCCGTAAACCACAAGGCCCCCCTCGGTGAAGCGGACCACCTCGAAAAGCACTTCGCCCCACGGCTTGCCGGCGAACGACGCATCCCAGTACTCGGCGACGAAGAACAGCCTCGCGCCGGCGATCCCCGCCAGGAACATCCAAAAAGCGAGCGAGAAGATCGTGTCGGCCGACACGCCGTTGGCTTGCGCCCGGCGGACCGCCATCACCAGGCCCGTCGACACGGCCAGCAGCAGCATCACGCCGTAGCCGCGGATCGGGATCCCCTCCGGCGCAAAACGCGGGGCAAGCACGATCGCCACGGCGCCGATCGCCACCGGGCCCAAGTAGCCCCAGAAGTCTTGGTCGCGGCCGTGGCGCGCGGCGTGGCGCGTCATCAGCACCGCGGCGCCCACGATCCACAACGCCAGCAGCACGCCGACGCCGAAGACCGGCGCGCCGCCCCACTCCATCGGGATCCGGAACAACTCGCTGCGCATGCGTGTGGGGGTTAGGGGTTAGGGGTTAGGGGTTAGGGGTTAGGGGTTAGGGGTTAGGGGTTAGGGGCTGAATAACGAGAAGCGAGCATGACGCCGCGCACTAGCCTCTAGCCCCTAACTCCTAGCCCCTCCTTTATCCGATCGTCACGTTGTCGATCAACCTTGTTTTGCCGACGCGCGCCGCGATGGCGATCACCGTGGGGCCCTCGACGACCGCGACCGGGTCGACCGTCCCCTCGGCCAGCAGCGCGACGTACTCGACCTGAACGCCGCCGGTCGACGCGCAGTGGTCGAGCACCACGCGGCGCAGCTTCTCGGCGTCGTGCTCGCCTTGGGAAAAACTCTCTTCCGCCAGGCGCAGTCCCTGCGACAGGGCCAAGGCCCGCCGCCGTTCGTCCGCGCTGAGGTAAGCGTTGCGTGAGCTCATCGCCAGGCCGCCCGTCTCGCGGACGATCGGGCAAACGCGCACGTCGATCGGCACGCCCAAGTCGCGCACCATGCGACGCACGACGACCGTCTGCTGGTAATCTTTGCGGCCGAAGTAAGCGCGGTCGGCGGGTGCGAGCAGCATGAGTTTGAGCACCACGGTGGTGACGCCGCGGAAGTGCGTCGGTCGCTGCTCGCCTTCGAGCGGCGCGGCGACAGCGCCGGCGTCGACCGTCGTGCCGGCGCCCGGTGGGTACATCTCCTCGACCGACGGGGTGAAGATCCAATCGCAGCCCGCCGCGGCCAGCAGCTCGGAGTCACGTTCCAGATCGCGCGGGTAACGCTGGTAGTCCTCGTCGGGGGCGAACTGCGTCGGGTTCACGAACACCGACGCCACGGTGAAGTCGCACTCGCCGCGCGACGCCTCAACCAGGCTCAGGTGCCCCGGGTGCAGCGCCCCCATGGTCGGCACGAGCCCCACGGTCTTGCCCTCGGCTCGGGCCGCGGCGACCCGTAGACGCACCGCCTCGCCCGTGGTGAATTGCTCGAGTGGCATGACGAGAGGTTCGGTGGGAGCAAAACAGAGTTGGTCAGCCGCGGAGCCCGACTCACAGACCCATGATTGTTAGGTCCGGCCAGACGCATTGCAATGCGGCGGCCAGCTCCGCCCCGCGTTCGCCGGCCGGCGAAGCGGCGAGCACCAGCGTTGGGGCCGGCGCCGCGGCGACCCGTGCGGCGAAGGCGTTGCGTCCGTCGACCACCAGCTTGGGCACATGCCGAGGGGACCCGGGCCGTGCTAGCGAATCTTCGCCAACGGCGCCCACGGCAAGACGCGGAGCGATTTTTTCGATTGCGGCAACCAGCTCACGCGCTTCCGCCGACGAATCGGCGGCCACGGCGACGCGATCCTCGCCGCTGCTGAGCGTGCGGCGCAACTCGGCCACGGTGCGGCCCGTGGGGGGGTGCGGCATGTCGCCGCCGGCCTCGGCCGCCCCCTCCATGACGAACGGCCGGAAGGTCATCCGCGGGTGGGGGAGCCACAGCCGCGCGTCGTGGGCGACCGTCTCGCCCCACAGCAAGAGGTCGAGGTCGAGCGTGCGAGCTGCCCAGCGCTCGTCGCGGCGGCGTTCGAAGCTTGTTTCGATGGCGCGCAGCTCGTCGAGCAACCGCGCGGGCGGCAGATCGGTCCGCAGCCTCGCAGCGCCGTTGCGAAACGGCGGCTGGTCAGCAGGCCCCCCGACAGCGGCGTACTCGCGCCAAGCGCTGAGCGCCACAAGCTCGACGCCAGCCAGCGCTTGCAACGCTTGGACCGCCCCGTCAAGCGTCGCCTCGCTGTCGCCGAGGTTGGCTCCGAGGGCAACCAGGCAATCGGTCATCGGGAGGCGCCGTGCGGGACGTCAGGCGGCAACCGCCACGCCCCAGAGTTCCAGGGCCAGCGACCCTTAGGAGAAAGAAAAAAACAGGGAGGGACATCCTCATTCACGGCAGCGCCGCCGACGGTCGATCCATCAGTCGCGCCTCCCCGATATCAAACTGTCGAGCTGCCCTTTCGCTGACCGGCAACACAGCCACCGTGCGGCAACAGAGCGCTAAAAAACCCACGCGCTTGCGCCGCGGCGCAAGCGCCGTAGCCATTCTGGTCAAGGGTGAGTCGACAGAAACTTTTTCAGCTAGCACGCCGGGCGCCAAACCACCGACAAGAAATTACCCCTTTAAGGCGCTCGTTAAGCGTGCGGTCGAAGCTTCATCCTCTGAAGCACGGCGGCAGTTTTGCGGAGTCTCAATTAAAAGTCAAGCAGCTTTCACAAAGACGCATCGTTCTGCGTGTTCTCGGGTGCGATTGCAAACCGAATCGCGCGCGCCGCAATCGGATTGGCGCCGCGCGCTGCTCTTCGGCGCGAAGACGATGGCGCCGCGGATCGAGAGTCGCGGATCGCTCCGATGCGCAAGGCCGGCGCAATGCAGTAATCGAAAAGTCAAGGACTGCTGGTTCCTGTTCGTTGCGATAGAATGCGGTTAGCGACTTGCCGCTCCCGCCCCACCCGCCCTGACGGACATGCCCACGCCCTCCCCCGCCGACGACGCCCCGCCGATCGCCGCGGACCAACGATCCACGCAAGACGTCGATCCGCAGAGCAATCCACGCGCGACGGGCGGCTTCGATGGCCTCGCAGTCGCGGCGTTCGAGAGCCGCCGCCGCGACGAGATGCAGCGGATGATCGAGAAGCACGGCGGCCGCGCTAGGGTGAGCCCGTCGATGCAAGAGTCGCCGCTCGACGACGCGCGGCCGGCGATCGAGTTCGCCCACCGCCTGCTCGCCGGTCAGGTCGACGCGATGATCCTGCTCACCGGCGTCGGCACGCGGATGTTCGTCGAGCGTGTCGAGCGCCACGTCGGCCGCGACAAGCTGCTCGACGCGCTCTCCGACATCCCCACACTGGCTCGCGGCCCGAAGCCGGTCGCCGCGATGCGCGAGTTCGGCCTGAAGCCCTCGATGCGCGCGCCGGCGCCCAACACCTGGCGTGAGGTGCTCTCGACCCTCGACCGCGAGCTGCCGGTGGCGAACCTCACGGTCGGGCTGCAAGAGTACGGCGTGACGAACCCGAGCCTCGTGGCGGGCCTCGAGGCGCGCGG harbors:
- a CDS encoding PDZ domain-containing protein, with the protein product MPLPRHFSVDRLRCFSPLTAALAAVIASGVLAGGAATAQQAKEEEGTIVQIGPDKGQDDPSQSDARDPRRRSVRPGFGGRFGPPQPALSPSPYYIGLVGGDITPELLAHLDLPKGGLLVREVTPDGPAAEAGVERHDVLVRANGKPLTSMQDLVEVVDEQGKAKGRITLELIRGGRPETVWVDPKERPQNANPGRRVPQAGRDRQFPNQPGMFGDLPPGVDEQMLLDLLDDRWPGLLDREDGPFDDAFGGAFGEGAGPPGFGFRGAPFGQGPNGGRVQAQQFQFRQLPNGVSVSVTQQNNEPAQITVRRGDEEWVVEGDDPESLAALPEDLRPFVEQMLNQQAAPRNFRLDQGDLQPPAARRRAFGDDLPGLEGFDPENEIQQRLDEMERQMQEFRQRMRGEAPGAAEPPVQPEGAEVEIPAE
- a CDS encoding prolipoprotein diacylglyceryl transferase, coding for MRSELFRIPMEWGGAPVFGVGVLLALWIVGAAVLMTRHAARHGRDQDFWGYLGPVAIGAVAIVLAPRFAPEGIPIRGYGVMLLLAVSTGLVMAVRRAQANGVSADTIFSLAFWMFLAGIAGARLFFVAEYWDASFAGKPWGEVLFEVVRFTEGGLVVYGSLIGASLAFVWFTWRHKIPMLALADVVAPSLVAGLAIGRLGCLMNGCCYGGECDRPWAVTFPEGSPPYVDQLIRGEFYGFKMAEFEEDGVVRLRVVSADASTGLEPGATVTAIGGAAVGDLYSAAAEIGRAYERGEGLRLRLASGEEVRVPAAEPRTRSLPVHPTQIYSAVNAALLAWLLWAYYPSRRRDGEVLAILLTIYPVSRYLLEVIRTDETAFMGTGLSISQNVSLLILAAAAALWVWLLSRPPQRAFGNAPAAC
- the panC gene encoding pantoate--beta-alanine ligase, which translates into the protein MPLEQFTTGEAVRLRVAAARAEGKTVGLVPTMGALHPGHLSLVEASRGECDFTVASVFVNPTQFAPDEDYQRYPRDLERDSELLAAAGCDWIFTPSVEEMYPPGAGTTVDAGAVAAPLEGEQRPTHFRGVTTVVLKLMLLAPADRAYFGRKDYQQTVVVRRMVRDLGVPIDVRVCPIVRETGGLAMSSRNAYLSADERRRALALSQGLRLAEESFSQGEHDAEKLRRVVLDHCASTGGVQVEYVALLAEGTVDPVAVVEGPTVIAIAARVGKTRLIDNVTIG
- the folK gene encoding 2-amino-4-hydroxy-6-hydroxymethyldihydropteridine diphosphokinase, with the translated sequence MTDCLVALGANLGDSEATLDGAVQALQALAGVELVALSAWREYAAVGGPADQPPFRNGAARLRTDLPPARLLDELRAIETSFERRRDERWAARTLDLDLLLWGETVAHDARLWLPHPRMTFRPFVMEGAAEAGGDMPHPPTGRTVAELRRTLSSGEDRVAVAADSSAEARELVAAIEKIAPRLAVGAVGEDSLARPGSPRHVPKLVVDGRNAFAARVAAAPAPTLVLAASPAGERGAELAAALQCVWPDLTIMGL